From the genome of Fibrobacter sp. UWR3, one region includes:
- the rpmF gene encoding 50S ribosomal protein L32 — MAVPKRKTSTARRDKRRTHWKMEVPAMATCDHCGSAKRPHRVCPVCGYYNGVEVVNMKDAEA, encoded by the coding sequence ATGGCAGTACCTAAAAGAAAAACCTCGACCGCCCGTCGTGACAAGCGCCGCACCCATTGGAAGATGGAAGTGCCCGCGATGGCTACCTGCGACCACTGCGGTTCTGCAAAGCGCCCGCACCGCGTGTGCCCGGTTTGTGGCTACTACAATGGTGTCGAAGTTGTCAACATGAAGGACGCCGAAGCCTAA
- the rnc gene encoding ribonuclease III, producing the protein MENQTLLHKVLKLWFRQKSGDGLEAKLGYRFREPELLAHALVHRSYLMGKDISYTSNNERLEFLGDSVLNMLTTEYLYKAFPNDPEGELSKRKSAIVSGHACAQSSKEWDLGEYVKIGKSEAKMGGRGKESILADAYEAVLGAVYLDGGLDEVRAILNRFHFPRVAEIMSAEDFVNYKSALLEYTQGSSIHVAPEYKIVDESGPEHEKVFTAEVHVNGKVYGRGTGPNKKKAEQEAARTTLEMLKAEEAEREKNAPQPSGEKPVKPKRYFRP; encoded by the coding sequence ATGGAAAATCAAACTCTTTTGCATAAAGTCTTAAAACTCTGGTTTCGCCAGAAGTCCGGTGACGGGCTTGAGGCGAAGCTCGGGTACCGGTTCCGCGAACCGGAACTGCTGGCCCACGCCCTGGTCCACCGGTCCTACCTGATGGGGAAGGACATCTCGTACACGAGCAACAACGAACGGCTCGAGTTTTTGGGCGATTCCGTGCTGAACATGCTCACCACGGAGTACCTGTACAAGGCCTTCCCGAACGACCCGGAGGGCGAACTCTCAAAGCGGAAGAGCGCCATCGTCTCGGGGCACGCCTGCGCGCAGTCCTCGAAGGAATGGGATTTGGGCGAGTACGTCAAGATAGGCAAGTCCGAGGCCAAGATGGGCGGTCGGGGCAAGGAAAGCATCCTGGCCGACGCCTACGAGGCGGTTCTCGGGGCGGTTTACCTGGATGGCGGGCTCGACGAGGTCCGGGCGATTCTCAACCGGTTCCATTTCCCGCGGGTGGCGGAAATCATGAGCGCCGAGGACTTTGTGAACTACAAGAGCGCCCTGCTGGAATACACCCAGGGGAGCTCTATTCACGTGGCGCCGGAATACAAGATTGTGGACGAGTCGGGGCCGGAACACGAGAAGGTGTTCACTGCCGAGGTCCATGTGAACGGCAAGGTCTACGGCCGCGGGACGGGCCCGAACAAGAAGAAGGCCGAACAGGAAGCGGCCCGCACGACGCTCGAAATGCTCAAGGCTGAGGAGGCGGAGCGCGAGAAGAACGCCCCGCAGCCCTCCGGCGAGAAACCGGTCAAGCCGAAAAGGTATTTTAGACCGTAG
- the acpP gene encoding acyl carrier protein, producing MNEEIFKKVTAVIVDKLGVKAEDVKPESEFGNDLGADSLDRVELVMAIEDEFEVEILDSDAEKFQKVADVVAFIEAKKA from the coding sequence ATGAACGAAGAAATTTTCAAGAAGGTCACCGCTGTTATCGTTGACAAGCTGGGCGTTAAGGCCGAAGACGTGAAGCCCGAATCCGAATTCGGCAACGATCTCGGTGCTGACTCTCTCGATCGCGTCGAACTCGTGATGGCTATCGAAGACGAATTCGAAGTCGAAATCCTCGATTCTGACGCCGAAAAGTTCCAGAAGGTTGCTGACGTGGTCGCCTTCATCGAAGCCAAGAAGGCTTAA
- a CDS encoding glycosyltransferase — MIFTVLTYLVIGLIAIFGLFYIALEARFYRALGTVRLGQSDVEPKPRVSVLISARNESAGIRATLDSVLAQDYAGKWDVWVADDRSDDDTPKILEEYAAKNPRLHILTIREIPEGVSPKKHALSQLIDACEGEILCLTDADCIVKPTWVAGIVAEFEPGIELVAGHSYIPTVPGKSSVLICMQAVETLIYRVAGTAGLAMHLPLTSTGNNLAYRKSFFKSVHGFESVLKIQSGDDDLLMQKLAADRPWAMRYCIAESTFVTTNGKETLKELWEQRKRWASKTIYYTPKIVFVLSMVFLFLVMQCVAAALSPFSFEIFIAFAATFVAKCVGDLVLILRGLRIFRQEHLLKWCIPVEFIHAPFTVLAVLFGLFGRFKWK; from the coding sequence ATGATCTTTACTGTGCTCACATACCTGGTAATCGGCCTCATTGCCATTTTCGGGCTATTCTACATAGCCCTGGAGGCGCGTTTTTACCGCGCGCTGGGCACGGTGCGCCTCGGGCAGTCCGACGTGGAACCAAAACCGCGCGTGAGCGTGCTGATTTCCGCCCGCAACGAGTCGGCGGGTATCCGGGCGACGCTCGATTCCGTTCTCGCCCAGGACTACGCCGGCAAGTGGGACGTGTGGGTCGCCGACGACCGGAGCGACGACGATACGCCGAAAATCCTCGAGGAATACGCCGCCAAGAACCCGCGGCTGCACATTTTGACCATCCGGGAGATTCCCGAAGGGGTAAGCCCCAAGAAGCACGCCCTCAGCCAGCTTATCGACGCCTGCGAGGGCGAGATTCTCTGCCTTACCGACGCCGACTGCATCGTGAAGCCCACCTGGGTCGCCGGAATCGTGGCAGAATTTGAACCGGGCATCGAGCTCGTGGCGGGGCATTCGTACATTCCGACCGTTCCCGGCAAGTCGAGCGTGCTTATCTGCATGCAGGCCGTAGAGACCCTCATCTACCGCGTCGCGGGTACCGCAGGCCTCGCCATGCACCTGCCGCTCACGAGCACCGGCAACAACCTCGCCTACCGCAAGAGTTTCTTCAAGAGCGTGCACGGGTTCGAAAGCGTGCTCAAGATCCAGAGCGGCGATGACGACCTGCTGATGCAGAAACTCGCCGCCGACCGCCCCTGGGCCATGCGCTACTGCATCGCCGAATCGACCTTCGTGACGACGAACGGCAAGGAAACCCTCAAGGAACTCTGGGAACAGCGCAAGCGCTGGGCTTCGAAGACCATCTACTACACGCCAAAAATCGTGTTCGTGCTCAGCATGGTGTTCCTGTTCCTCGTGATGCAGTGCGTCGCGGCGGCACTCTCGCCCTTCAGTTTCGAAATTTTCATAGCCTTCGCGGCCACATTCGTGGCAAAGTGCGTCGGCGACCTGGTTTTAATACTCCGCGGGCTTAGGATATTCCGGCAGGAGCACCTGCTAAAGTGGTGCATCCCTGTGGAATTCATCCACGCCCCCTTCACCGTGCTGGCCGTACTCTTCGGCCTGTTCGGACGCTTCAAGTGGAAATAA
- a CDS encoding queuosine precursor transporter, which translates to MQNEIILVASIFAFFGGLVGFFRFFGKQGIFAWTVICTIAANIEVLILVHAFGLDTTLGNVIFASTFLATDIMSEIFGKKEASRCVKIGILANITFILISQSWFLYIPAEGDTMAEPIRTVFANTPRVMLASLFAYAVCEMFDVWAYHAWWKWTEKKFGDKHGFLWLRNNGSTLVSQLINVVVFNLLAFAGVFPWNTIGEILVFGYGIFIVTSLMDTPFVYLARRIADKHPELVKE; encoded by the coding sequence ATGCAGAACGAAATCATTCTCGTCGCCTCCATCTTCGCGTTCTTCGGCGGCCTCGTCGGCTTTTTCCGCTTCTTCGGTAAGCAGGGCATCTTCGCCTGGACCGTCATCTGCACCATCGCGGCAAACATCGAGGTGCTTATCCTGGTGCACGCCTTCGGGCTCGACACCACGCTCGGTAACGTCATTTTCGCCTCGACCTTCCTCGCGACCGACATCATGAGCGAGATCTTCGGCAAAAAAGAGGCCAGCCGCTGCGTGAAAATCGGCATCCTCGCGAACATCACATTCATTTTGATTTCACAGAGCTGGTTCCTGTACATTCCCGCCGAGGGCGACACGATGGCCGAACCCATCCGCACCGTGTTCGCGAATACCCCGCGCGTGATGCTCGCAAGCCTGTTCGCCTATGCCGTCTGCGAGATGTTCGACGTGTGGGCCTACCACGCCTGGTGGAAATGGACCGAAAAGAAGTTCGGTGACAAGCACGGGTTCCTGTGGCTCCGCAACAACGGTTCCACCCTCGTAAGCCAGCTTATCAACGTGGTGGTGTTCAACCTGCTTGCCTTCGCGGGCGTATTCCCGTGGAACACCATCGGCGAAATCCTCGTCTTCGGGTACGGTATCTTCATCGTGACCTCCCTGATGGATACACCGTTCGTGTACCTCGCCCGACGCATCGCCGACAAGCACCCCGAACTCGTGAAAGAATAG
- the fabD gene encoding ACP S-malonyltransferase, translated as MSKTILLFPGQGAQYVGMGQTLASTFEPAKKLMMQADEILGFSLSKLMAEGPEEVLKSTDNTQPALFTVSAMVMELLKSEGFAFDYVAGHSLGEYSAIYAAGGFSFEDGLRLVRTRGELMASAGSKNPGAMAAIMGQDEAKILELCEAVKAEGVVVPANINCPGQIVVSGAVAGVNKLVENCAAAGIKAIPLAVSGAFHSPLMQFAQAGLAEAIAKTKFNDVEKPVIANVIAEPVTKGSEIADLLVRQLVSPVRWNDCMNKAISLGVTQGVEVGSGKVLMGLMRKISRDVKVTPVETIEAFQALKG; from the coding sequence ATGTCTAAGACGATTTTGCTTTTCCCGGGTCAGGGCGCCCAGTACGTGGGCATGGGCCAGACCCTCGCTTCCACGTTCGAACCGGCCAAGAAGCTCATGATGCAGGCCGACGAAATTCTCGGTTTCTCACTCTCGAAGCTCATGGCCGAAGGTCCCGAAGAAGTTCTGAAGAGCACCGACAATACGCAGCCGGCCCTCTTTACAGTCTCTGCAATGGTGATGGAACTCCTTAAGTCCGAAGGTTTCGCGTTCGACTACGTGGCAGGGCATTCCCTCGGTGAATATTCCGCCATCTATGCTGCCGGCGGTTTCAGTTTTGAAGACGGCCTCCGCCTGGTGCGTACCCGTGGCGAACTTATGGCTAGCGCCGGTAGCAAGAACCCGGGCGCCATGGCTGCCATCATGGGCCAGGACGAAGCCAAGATTCTTGAACTTTGCGAAGCCGTGAAGGCCGAAGGTGTCGTGGTTCCGGCAAACATCAACTGCCCGGGCCAGATCGTGGTGTCCGGTGCGGTCGCCGGCGTGAACAAGCTCGTTGAAAACTGCGCTGCTGCAGGCATCAAGGCCATTCCGCTCGCCGTGTCTGGCGCCTTCCACAGCCCGCTCATGCAGTTCGCACAGGCTGGCCTTGCCGAAGCGATTGCCAAGACCAAGTTCAACGATGTCGAAAAGCCGGTCATTGCCAACGTGATTGCCGAACCGGTCACGAAGGGTTCCGAAATTGCCGACCTGCTGGTGCGCCAACTGGTGTCTCCGGTCCGCTGGAACGATTGCATGAACAAGGCCATCTCCCTCGGGGTTACCCAGGGCGTGGAAGTGGGCTCGGGCAAGGTGCTCATGGGCCTCATGCGCAAGATTAGCCGCGACGTGAAGGTCACTCCGGTAGAAACCATCGAGGCGTTCCAGGCACTTAAGGGATAA
- a CDS encoding glycoside hydrolase family 26 protein — MQKTIQIGAWVGGNGQYPQPTAGNIQAFQALQGGRAELLSLFALFDINTWDWVEPFAETARKNGSTLVITWMPNGYSARKIIYGEADPYIRHFAKGVKNYGYEIWLRPLHEANGDWYDWGVGKLGAGNTDADVAEAFRHIVRIFREESVKNVKWVWTTNSSNVGENTTFTGTYPGDNFVDYISIDGYNWGDKKCWSRWKSFSEVFRKSYNALAGIDKPMFIAETSCTESGGNKAEWITDMFRVLPVEFPRISAVMWFNQSKSFEADWALDTSSAAVDAWRAGIGTL, encoded by the coding sequence ATGCAAAAAACAATCCAGATAGGGGCATGGGTTGGCGGAAACGGACAGTATCCGCAACCCACGGCAGGCAACATCCAGGCATTTCAGGCTCTCCAGGGAGGTCGTGCAGAACTCTTGAGCCTGTTCGCACTGTTCGATATAAACACATGGGACTGGGTAGAGCCATTCGCCGAAACGGCACGCAAGAACGGTTCAACGCTCGTTATCACGTGGATGCCGAACGGCTACAGTGCACGCAAAATCATCTACGGGGAAGCCGACCCCTACATACGCCATTTCGCAAAGGGCGTAAAGAACTACGGCTACGAAATCTGGCTCCGCCCGCTGCACGAGGCGAACGGGGACTGGTACGACTGGGGCGTGGGCAAGCTCGGCGCAGGCAACACCGACGCGGACGTCGCCGAAGCCTTCCGGCACATCGTAAGGATATTCCGCGAGGAATCCGTCAAGAACGTCAAGTGGGTGTGGACGACAAATTCCTCGAACGTGGGAGAAAACACGACCTTCACGGGAACCTACCCCGGCGACAATTTCGTGGACTACATCTCCATCGACGGCTACAACTGGGGCGACAAGAAATGCTGGTCCCGCTGGAAGAGCTTCTCGGAGGTATTCCGGAAGTCGTACAACGCGCTCGCGGGCATCGACAAGCCGATGTTTATCGCCGAGACGTCGTGCACGGAATCGGGCGGGAACAAGGCTGAATGGATAACCGACATGTTCAGGGTGCTGCCCGTGGAATTCCCGAGGATTTCCGCCGTCATGTGGTTCAACCAGAGCAAGAGCTTCGAGGCGGACTGGGCGCTCGACACGTCGAGTGCGGCAGTGGATGCCTGGAGGGCAGGCATCGGCACGCTTTAA
- the queF gene encoding preQ(1) synthase, with the protein MRSEAELEGVTLLGNNKTQYKTTYSPEVLEKFPNKHPGNDYMVTFNCPEFTSLCPKTGQPDFAEIKINYIPDQFLVESKSLKLYLFSFRNHGDFHEDCVNIIMKDLVKLLDPKYLEVEGIFMPRGGISLYPFANYGKPGTEFESLAKTRLFTAIDRRK; encoded by the coding sequence ATGCGTTCTGAAGCAGAACTCGAGGGCGTCACGCTGCTCGGCAACAACAAGACACAGTACAAGACCACATACAGCCCCGAAGTGCTCGAGAAGTTCCCGAACAAGCACCCGGGAAACGACTACATGGTCACCTTCAACTGCCCGGAATTCACGAGCCTGTGTCCCAAGACGGGCCAGCCCGACTTTGCCGAGATCAAGATAAACTACATCCCGGACCAGTTCCTGGTGGAATCCAAGTCCCTCAAGCTGTATCTGTTCTCGTTCCGCAATCACGGCGATTTCCACGAGGACTGCGTGAACATCATCATGAAGGACCTAGTGAAGTTGCTCGACCCCAAGTACCTTGAAGTCGAAGGCATCTTCATGCCGCGCGGGGGCATCTCGCTCTACCCGTTCGCGAACTACGGCAAGCCCGGCACCGAATTCGAATCGCTCGCCAAGACCCGCCTGTTCACTGCCATCGACAGGAGGAAATAA
- the plsX gene encoding phosphate acyltransferase PlsX: MVKVALDALGGDFAPDVVVEGAVNAVNKNANLHVVLCGPEAVVKAKLEKLGYAGKGISVVDAPDPVAMDEHPVQVLKTKPHSGLVTCVALQKKGMVDASVSAGNSGAMMASCLMLLGRTTDKFSRPPIGCVIPTADRPIILVDAGANVDERASTLVDFAIAGSAFAETYFGYEKPKVGLLNMGEEEHKGPAVLQEAHQLLKSAPVNFIGNIEGETLIEGVADVVVTSGFTGNVVLKMLEGFYELHKKMFGVIDTPNGRRFDEMWDYRMTGGALLLGLNGTGIIAHGRSDALAIEKAVEVAAKYAEKGVSKNVNERLLAIKDEPAEAK, from the coding sequence ATGGTAAAAGTTGCTCTTGATGCTCTGGGTGGCGATTTCGCCCCCGACGTCGTTGTTGAAGGTGCGGTAAACGCAGTCAATAAGAACGCCAACCTGCACGTGGTCCTGTGCGGACCGGAGGCCGTGGTCAAGGCTAAGCTCGAAAAGCTTGGCTATGCTGGCAAAGGCATTTCCGTGGTCGATGCACCGGATCCGGTCGCCATGGACGAACACCCCGTTCAGGTTCTCAAGACCAAGCCGCACTCCGGCCTGGTGACCTGTGTGGCCCTGCAGAAGAAGGGCATGGTCGATGCTTCCGTGAGTGCCGGTAACTCCGGCGCCATGATGGCTAGCTGCCTCATGCTTCTGGGCCGTACGACCGACAAGTTCAGCCGTCCGCCTATCGGCTGCGTCATCCCGACCGCCGACCGTCCGATCATCTTGGTCGATGCCGGTGCGAACGTCGATGAACGCGCCTCCACGCTGGTGGATTTCGCCATCGCGGGTTCCGCCTTCGCCGAGACCTACTTCGGTTACGAGAAGCCGAAGGTCGGCCTCCTCAACATGGGCGAAGAAGAACACAAGGGTCCGGCAGTGCTCCAGGAAGCGCACCAGCTGTTGAAGTCCGCCCCGGTGAACTTCATCGGCAACATCGAAGGCGAAACGCTTATCGAAGGTGTCGCCGACGTGGTGGTTACCTCCGGCTTTACGGGCAACGTTGTCTTGAAGATGCTTGAAGGCTTCTACGAACTGCACAAGAAGATGTTCGGTGTCATCGATACTCCCAACGGACGCCGTTTCGACGAGATGTGGGACTACCGCATGACGGGTGGCGCCCTGCTCCTCGGCCTCAACGGTACGGGCATCATCGCCCACGGCCGCTCCGACGCTCTCGCTATCGAGAAGGCTGTGGAAGTTGCCGCCAAGTACGCCGAGAAGGGTGTCTCGAAGAACGTCAACGAACGCTTGCTCGCCATCAAGGACGAACCCGCCGAAGCCAAGTAA
- a CDS encoding GntR family transcriptional regulator, which yields MTVEEICKWLESSNFRDGDRLPSVRSVSEQLSTSTCTVFRAYRKLIDKKKVYGEQGNGYFWGAVKVALPEPPVREQVVERLERLLQEDWKSGRLSADAPLPTIKELCMQYETSVGSMRRTLEKLQAAGILSRRGRGRFFFRTAHAPKAKEILLVMRANPTGDFYCLGERELEFMQKVYAEAEKRKLRVHVLGYHEDSGRFLDSAGKAVAPETFRDAFGAILSTMLVFKPGRLFMHFARTRFPISVWWEHPLSEIPRALKKEPRYAFFNLAFGEFPGRAVGRFLRERGCSNVAYISPYHLSSWSIDRLNGLKKSGLNVFEAVDAEHASPYDFRDKTQEEFEQILARLIADIPHDVDAWVLVNDEVGNALHRMFMRGELARPPYVVSFDNTVDSYRIRLDSFRFNLDTLAEQSVFHIVSPGVTLYKKDDFRELSGNVVEK from the coding sequence ATGACAGTAGAAGAAATCTGCAAGTGGCTGGAGTCCTCGAACTTCAGGGATGGCGATAGGCTCCCATCGGTGCGCAGCGTGTCGGAACAGCTTTCGACGTCTACCTGCACGGTGTTCCGTGCCTACCGCAAGCTCATCGACAAGAAGAAGGTTTATGGCGAGCAGGGCAACGGCTATTTCTGGGGTGCCGTCAAGGTCGCCTTGCCGGAACCTCCCGTGCGAGAACAGGTGGTTGAACGGCTGGAACGATTGCTCCAGGAAGACTGGAAATCCGGCAGGCTTTCGGCGGACGCCCCTCTCCCGACCATCAAGGAACTTTGTATGCAGTACGAAACTTCGGTCGGTTCCATGAGACGCACTCTCGAAAAATTGCAGGCGGCGGGTATCCTTTCGCGCCGCGGTCGCGGGCGGTTCTTTTTCCGTACGGCGCATGCCCCGAAGGCGAAGGAGATATTGCTGGTAATGCGCGCCAACCCGACGGGGGATTTCTACTGCCTGGGGGAGCGTGAACTGGAATTTATGCAGAAGGTGTACGCCGAGGCCGAGAAGCGAAAGTTACGTGTGCACGTTCTTGGGTACCATGAGGATTCGGGCCGGTTCCTCGACAGTGCGGGCAAGGCCGTTGCGCCGGAAACGTTCCGCGATGCCTTCGGGGCGATACTTTCCACGATGCTCGTCTTTAAACCGGGCCGCCTCTTTATGCATTTTGCAAGGACTCGGTTCCCCATATCGGTCTGGTGGGAACACCCGCTTTCTGAAATCCCGCGCGCCCTCAAGAAAGAACCGCGGTACGCCTTCTTCAACCTTGCCTTCGGTGAGTTCCCGGGAAGGGCGGTGGGGCGATTCTTGCGTGAACGCGGCTGCTCGAACGTTGCCTACATCTCTCCCTATCATTTGAGTTCCTGGTCCATCGACCGCCTGAACGGGCTCAAGAAATCGGGCCTGAATGTTTTCGAGGCGGTGGATGCCGAACATGCGAGCCCTTACGATTTCAGGGACAAGACGCAGGAGGAATTTGAGCAGATCCTGGCGCGCCTCATAGCGGATATCCCGCACGATGTTGATGCCTGGGTGCTCGTGAACGATGAAGTCGGGAATGCTCTCCACCGCATGTTCATGCGCGGGGAACTTGCACGCCCGCCCTATGTGGTCTCGTTCGACAATACGGTGGACAGCTACCGCATCCGTCTGGATTCCTTCAGGTTCAACCTCGATACGCTTGCCGAGCAGTCGGTGTTCCACATCGTGTCGCCCGGGGTGACGCTCTACAAGAAGGACGACTTCCGCGAACTCTCGGGCAACGTCGTGGAGAAATAA
- the fabG gene encoding 3-oxoacyl-[acyl-carrier-protein] reductase produces the protein MGKLTGKKAIVTGASRGIGLAIATKLASEGADVAILSTSVKEELAAKLSAELGVQVKSYACNVADSETVQNVFKQIIADMGTVDILVNNAGITRDGLLMRMKDEEFDAVIATNLRSVFLCTRAVARTMMGKRTGRIINISSINALRGQAGQANYAAAKAGIIGMTRSNSREFASRGITVNAIAPGFIGTDMTAAMDDATKEKYAAQIPLGRIGKPEDVANAVAFLASDDACYITGQILGVDGGLNA, from the coding sequence ATGGGTAAACTTACAGGTAAAAAAGCCATCGTGACTGGCGCTTCCCGCGGTATCGGTCTTGCCATTGCAACCAAGCTCGCCAGCGAAGGTGCTGACGTCGCCATCCTTTCCACCTCGGTCAAGGAAGAATTGGCCGCCAAACTTTCCGCCGAACTTGGGGTGCAGGTCAAGAGCTACGCATGCAACGTGGCCGACTCCGAAACGGTGCAGAACGTGTTCAAGCAGATTATTGCCGACATGGGTACGGTCGATATCCTGGTGAACAACGCCGGTATTACCCGTGACGGCCTCCTGATGCGCATGAAGGACGAGGAATTTGACGCCGTGATTGCCACGAACCTGCGTTCCGTGTTCCTTTGCACCCGCGCGGTCGCCCGCACCATGATGGGCAAGCGCACCGGCCGAATCATCAATATTTCGAGCATCAATGCCCTGCGTGGCCAGGCCGGACAGGCGAACTACGCCGCCGCCAAGGCGGGTATCATCGGCATGACCCGCTCGAATTCCAGGGAATTTGCCTCCCGCGGTATTACGGTGAACGCCATCGCCCCCGGCTTTATCGGGACGGACATGACTGCCGCCATGGACGATGCCACCAAGGAAAAATATGCAGCCCAGATCCCCCTCGGACGTATCGGAAAGCCCGAAGATGTGGCCAATGCGGTCGCTTTTTTGGCTTCTGACGATGCCTGCTACATCACAGGCCAGATTCTGGGGGTTGACGGGGGGTTGAACGCCTAG
- a CDS encoding DUF177 domain-containing protein, whose amino-acid sequence MRIDIAQKLTEPEDRRAVWSHADAPEIFDELHLKGDLVAEVLVSPEGPGKCLVTGTLSGVQTLTCSRTLDLFDRPFTTEIVAEVERLPIAKQELDEDDADVFAYKIPQGQDFVDVSECIRQLVLLQEPVAPVKNPDEDFIFVSNNPPDEGSDEATKPMDPRWEKLKALKSKMENRS is encoded by the coding sequence TTGAGAATCGATATCGCACAGAAACTTACTGAACCCGAAGACCGCCGAGCAGTCTGGTCCCATGCCGACGCTCCCGAAATCTTCGACGAACTGCACCTCAAGGGCGATCTGGTAGCCGAGGTGCTGGTGAGCCCCGAAGGCCCCGGTAAGTGTCTCGTGACCGGTACGCTCTCCGGAGTGCAAACTCTGACCTGTTCCAGGACGCTGGACTTGTTCGACCGCCCGTTTACGACCGAAATCGTGGCGGAGGTCGAGAGGCTCCCCATCGCAAAGCAGGAGCTGGACGAGGACGATGCAGATGTCTTCGCCTACAAGATTCCCCAGGGGCAGGACTTCGTAGATGTATCCGAGTGCATCCGACAGCTGGTTTTACTGCAAGAACCGGTCGCGCCCGTGAAAAATCCTGACGAAGATTTTATCTTTGTATCAAACAATCCGCCCGACGAAGGTTCCGACGAGGCCACAAAGCCCATGGACCCGCGCTGGGAGAAACTCAAGGCTCTAAAGAGCAAAATGGAAAATAGGAGTTAA
- a CDS encoding GIY-YIG nuclease family protein — MRFHNYYVYLLTTSDNSVFYTGVTNDLVRRIVEHKVHLNKGFTDKYNITKLVYYELFHNVDEAIKREKQLKRYPRTWKAHLIASMNAEWNDLSESIGVTKKIIESARNGIGVPGTSPGRQC; from the coding sequence ATGCGGTTTCATAACTACTATGTCTACCTTCTAACTACAAGTGACAATTCCGTCTTTTATACGGGAGTTACAAATGATCTTGTCCGTAGAATCGTAGAACATAAAGTCCATTTAAACAAGGGATTTACAGACAAATACAACATCACAAAACTTGTTTATTATGAACTGTTTCATAATGTTGATGAAGCCATCAAAAGGGAAAAGCAACTAAAACGTTACCCACGTACATGGAAGGCTCATCTTATTGCGTCGATGAATGCTGAATGGAATGACCTGTCGGAATCTATTGGCGTTACAAAGAAGATAATTGAGTCTGCTCGTAATGGAATCGGCGTTCCCGGGACAAGCCCGGGAAGACAATGCTAG